From the genome of Leptotrichia trevisanii DSM 22070, one region includes:
- a CDS encoding YjdF family protein: protein MRKISGKLTVFFENPFWVGIFENFENDNLSVCKVTFGSEPKEYEIYDFILKKFYNLRFSNEMKSNFNEKAKNPKRRQREIKKELQSKKFLKKSEEILKLQHEENKRERKVKTKQEKELEKQKKFLLKQEKKKKKHRGR from the coding sequence ATGAGAAAGATTTCAGGAAAATTGACAGTTTTTTTTGAAAATCCTTTTTGGGTAGGAATTTTTGAAAATTTTGAAAATGATAATTTATCAGTTTGTAAAGTAACTTTTGGTTCGGAACCTAAAGAATATGAAATTTATGATTTTATATTAAAAAAGTTTTATAATCTTCGATTTAGTAATGAAATGAAGTCAAATTTTAATGAGAAAGCCAAAAATCCAAAACGTAGACAAAGGGAAATAAAAAAAGAGCTTCAAAGTAAAAAATTTTTGAAAAAATCGGAAGAAATTTTAAAATTACAACACGAAGAGAATAAAAGGGAACGGAAAGTTAAAACAAAACAAGAAAAAGAACTTGAAAAACAGAAAAAATTTTTATTGAAACAGGAGAAAAAGAAAAAGAAACATAGAGGAAGATAA
- a CDS encoding NAD(P)H-dependent oxidoreductase, with protein MLKDKELTKKEMFEIFNRRYACKKYDKAKVVSNEDFKAIIEAGRLSPSSFGLEPWKFILVKNEEMLNDMREFAWGAINSLNGASHIVMVLARKGVTGDSKYFEKIGKEIKNISDENLKIRKEFFTKFQENHFKLLENERALFDWASKQTYIAMVNMMNMAAALGVDSCAIEGFNKEMAEKYFSEKGIFDLKEYGISYFVSFGYRDEDITPKTRRELSEVYEVVE; from the coding sequence ATGCTAAAAGATAAAGAATTAACAAAAAAGGAAATGTTTGAAATATTTAACAGAAGATATGCGTGCAAAAAATACGATAAGGCAAAAGTTGTTTCAAACGAAGATTTTAAGGCAATTATTGAGGCAGGGAGACTTTCTCCTAGTTCTTTTGGGCTTGAGCCTTGGAAATTTATTCTTGTGAAAAATGAGGAAATGCTGAATGATATGAGAGAGTTTGCTTGGGGAGCAATTAACAGCTTGAATGGGGCGAGCCATATTGTTATGGTATTGGCTAGAAAAGGTGTTACTGGTGATAGCAAGTATTTTGAAAAAATTGGGAAGGAAATAAAAAATATTTCTGATGAAAATTTGAAGATTAGAAAAGAATTTTTTACAAAATTTCAAGAAAATCATTTTAAGTTGCTGGAAAATGAAAGAGCATTATTTGACTGGGCTTCAAAACAGACTTACATTGCAATGGTAAATATGATGAATATGGCTGCAGCTCTTGGGGTTGACAGCTGTGCAATTGAAGGATTTAATAAAGAAATGGCTGAAAAATACTTCTCTGAAAAAGGTATCTTTGATTTGAAGGAATATGGAATTTCATATTTTGTAAGTTTTGGATATAGAGATGAAGATATTACTCCAAAAACTAGAAGAGAACTTTCGGAAGTTTATGAGGTTGTTGAGTAG
- a CDS encoding deoxyribonuclease IV, giving the protein MSKKEIFKIGSHVGMSGKDMLLGSVKEAVSYGSNTFMIYTGAPQNTRRKPIDELNIETGLKLMKENNIDIDDIVVHAPYIINLGNAVKPETFEIAVQFLRTEIERTDAIGAKRIVLHPGAHVGEGEEVGINKIIEGLNEVLTKDQKTTVALETMAGKGTECGRSFEEIAKIIDGVKLKEKLTVCFDTCHVHDAGYDIVNDFEGVIEQFDKIVGIDRISVIHLNDSKNVCGAHKDRHENIGFGKIGFEVLNKIAHFEKFSHLPKILETPYVALSDDKKAKKVPPYKFEIEMLRAGKFDKDVMEKIKNQ; this is encoded by the coding sequence ATGTCGAAAAAAGAAATTTTTAAAATTGGATCACATGTGGGAATGAGTGGGAAAGATATGCTTTTGGGATCGGTTAAGGAAGCGGTTTCTTATGGATCGAATACTTTTATGATATATACTGGAGCACCACAGAATACACGGAGAAAGCCGATTGATGAGCTGAATATTGAGACTGGGCTTAAACTTATGAAGGAGAATAATATTGATATTGATGATATTGTTGTGCATGCTCCTTATATAATTAATCTTGGGAATGCTGTAAAGCCTGAAACTTTTGAGATTGCAGTGCAGTTTTTGAGAACGGAGATTGAAAGGACAGATGCTATTGGAGCAAAAAGAATTGTTCTTCATCCAGGCGCTCACGTTGGGGAAGGTGAAGAAGTTGGGATTAATAAGATTATTGAAGGATTGAATGAAGTTTTGACGAAAGATCAGAAAACGACTGTGGCACTTGAGACGATGGCTGGAAAAGGTACAGAATGCGGGAGAAGTTTTGAAGAAATTGCAAAAATTATTGATGGTGTAAAATTGAAGGAAAAACTGACAGTTTGTTTTGATACTTGCCACGTTCACGATGCTGGATATGATATTGTAAACGATTTTGAGGGAGTTATTGAACAGTTTGACAAAATTGTTGGAATTGACAGAATATCAGTAATTCACTTGAATGATAGTAAGAATGTGTGCGGTGCACATAAAGATAGGCATGAAAATATAGGATTTGGAAAAATCGGATTTGAAGTGTTAAATAAAATTGCACATTTTGAAAAATTTTCTCATTTGCCAAAAATTTTGGAAACACCTTATGTGGCTTTGAGCGATGATAAAAAGGCTAAAAAAGTTCCGCCATATAAATTTGAGATTGAGATGTTGCGAGCTGGCAAGTTTGACAAAGACGTTATGGAGAAAATAAAAAATCAGTAA
- a CDS encoding TfoX/Sxy family protein, translated as MASSKEYLNFVLEQLSEVENIRYRTMMGEYILYYREKVIGGIYDDRFLVKAVKSAKELMPNALHEVPYEGAKKMLLVDDVENEEFLKNLFEAMYDELPVLKKKKKQ; from the coding sequence ATGGCTTCAAGTAAAGAATATTTAAATTTTGTATTGGAACAGCTGTCGGAAGTGGAAAATATTAGATATAGAACGATGATGGGGGAATATATTCTTTATTATAGGGAAAAAGTTATTGGTGGGATTTATGATGACAGGTTTCTTGTGAAGGCTGTAAAATCGGCGAAAGAACTTATGCCGAATGCTTTGCATGAAGTTCCTTATGAAGGAGCAAAGAAAATGTTGCTTGTTGATGATGTTGAAAATGAAGAGTTTTTGAAGAATTTATTTGAAGCAATGTATGATGAACTTCCTGTTTTGAAGAAAAAAAAGAAACAATAG
- a CDS encoding BRO family protein, with amino-acid sequence MENNIQIFEGKKIRSVWDNEKEEWYFSVVDVVGALTDSVNARDYWYKMKKRMTDEEKSELSTICRQLKLKAPDGKMRLTDVADIQGIFRIIQSIPSPKAEPFKMWLAQVGKDRIDEITDPELTIDRALETYLKKGYSKEWINQRLQAIQVRKELTDAWQEHGVKKGIEYAILTDEISKAWSGMATKEYKDLKGLKKENLRDNMSTLELVLNMLAEATTTELTNIHNPNGLEENKKVAKRGGTIAGNTRKEIEADTGRSVITTKNAVDFSKLIEDVVKDIPDIVKNCKDEVKSKE; translated from the coding sequence ATGGAGAATAATATACAAATATTTGAAGGTAAAAAAATTAGGTCTGTTTGGGATAATGAAAAGGAAGAATGGTATTTTTCTGTTGTCGATGTTGTAGGAGCATTAACGGATAGTGTAAATGCTAGAGATTATTGGTATAAAATGAAAAAAAGAATGACAGATGAGGAAAAAAGTGAATTGTCGACAATTTGTCGACAGTTGAAGTTAAAAGCACCTGATGGAAAAATGAGATTAACAGATGTTGCTGATATACAAGGAATTTTCCGAATTATTCAGTCAATTCCGTCTCCTAAGGCAGAACCATTTAAAATGTGGTTGGCACAAGTGGGAAAAGACAGAATAGATGAAATTACAGATCCAGAATTAACTATTGACAGGGCATTGGAAACATATTTGAAAAAAGGATATTCAAAAGAATGGATAAATCAGAGGTTACAGGCGATTCAAGTTAGAAAGGAATTGACAGATGCTTGGCAAGAGCATGGAGTAAAAAAGGGAATAGAATATGCAATTCTTACAGATGAAATTTCAAAGGCGTGGTCTGGAATGGCAACCAAAGAATATAAAGATTTAAAAGGATTAAAAAAAGAAAACTTAAGGGATAATATGTCAACTTTGGAACTTGTACTTAATATGCTTGCAGAAGCTACAACCACAGAATTAACTAATATTCATAATCCAAATGGCTTGGAAGAAAATAAAAAAGTTGCAAAACGAGGTGGAACAATAGCAGGAAATACTAGAAAAGAGATTGAAGCAGATACTGGAAGATCTGTTATTACAACTAAAAATGCAGTAGATTTTTCTAAATTAATTGAAGATGTAGTAAAAGATATTCCTGATATAGTTAAAAATTGTAAAGATGAAGTAAAAAGCAAGGAGTGA
- a CDS encoding TrmH family RNA methyltransferase encodes MRDVIASPDNKFYKLLKKLDKKKYRDENSIFKAEGEKFLNENINFNKIIVKESKFEYFDEKYKISRHDNLTILKDNLFDEVSTQENSQGIIFLYSKNLNTIEDIQGDVVILDDIQDPGNAGTIIRTMIAANFQNLILTKGSVDVYNPKTVRATMSGIFKLNIIYETPEKIVEFLNNKNYLKIATALHEDSISYEKIELCENNAFIFGHEGGGVSEYLIENSDIKAIIPIYGNIESLNVSVATGIFLYKMREKLQCL; translated from the coding sequence ATGAGAGATGTAATAGCAAGTCCAGATAACAAATTTTATAAATTGTTGAAAAAACTGGATAAAAAGAAGTATCGTGATGAAAACAGTATTTTTAAGGCTGAAGGCGAAAAGTTTCTAAATGAGAATATCAATTTTAATAAAATTATTGTAAAGGAATCGAAATTTGAATATTTTGATGAAAAATATAAAATTTCTAGACATGATAACTTGACAATTTTGAAGGATAATCTGTTTGATGAAGTTTCAACTCAGGAAAATAGTCAGGGAATAATATTCCTGTATTCTAAAAACTTAAATACAATTGAGGATATACAGGGTGATGTTGTAATTCTGGATGATATTCAGGATCCGGGAAATGCCGGAACTATCATTAGAACAATGATTGCTGCAAACTTTCAGAATTTAATTCTAACAAAGGGTTCAGTAGATGTTTATAATCCAAAGACGGTACGTGCTACAATGAGTGGGATTTTCAAGTTAAACATAATTTATGAAACACCTGAAAAAATTGTGGAATTTTTGAATAATAAAAATTATTTAAAAATAGCGACTGCTTTACACGAAGATTCGATTTCCTATGAAAAAATAGAATTATGCGAAAATAATGCGTTTATTTTTGGACACGAAGGTGGCGGAGTGTCTGAATATCTGATAGAAAATTCTGATATAAAGGCGATTATTCCGATTTATGGGAATATAGAATCATTGAATGTGAGTGTAGCGACAGGGATTTTTCTTTATAAGATGAGGGAGAAATTGCAATGCTTATAA